One genomic segment of Aythya fuligula isolate bAytFul2 chromosome 5, bAytFul2.pri, whole genome shotgun sequence includes these proteins:
- the ANO1 gene encoding anoctamin-1 isoform X3 has translation MDKDEIHLRRLPAAAPWGPHGDSEFHGVDFLPDDLSEAPDETGMRVNKKYSCLPAEEKGIHIINIRAIEDIGYDQHESTLLNSLSKNPDADCKYGLYFRDGKRKVDYILVYHYKKSSSGRALARRTHHNDTSARSTKQDHPLPGKSVQLEMGESEPPADSHEDDKRFRREEYEGNLVEAGLELEHDEDTKIHGVGFVKIHAPWNVLCREAEFLKLKMPTKKMYQINQTHGLLKKINSVIQKITEPIQPKVAEHKPQTVKRLSYPFSREKQHLFDLSDRDSFFDSKTRSTIVYEILKRTTCTKAKYSMGITSLLANGVYSAAYPLHDGDYEGENVEPNDRKLLCEEWASYGVFYKYQPIDLVRKYFGEKIGLYFAWLGVYTQMLIPASIVGIIVFLYGCATVDENIPSMEMCDQRNNITMCPLCDRTCSYWKMSSACATARASHLFDNPATVFFSVFMALWAATFMEHWKRKQMRLNYRWDLTGFEEEEDHPRAEYEAKVLEKSLRKEHKHKEKHRYFPEEAANKWRQRVKTVMAGTDKEKLTWKDRFPAYLTNFVGIIFMVGLTFAIVFGVIIYRISTAAALAISSTPSGRSSVRVTVTATAVIINLVVIIILDEVYGCIARWLTQIEVPKTDKNFEERLIFKAFLLKFVNAYTPIFYVAFFKGRFVGRPGDYVYIFHSFRMEECAPGGCLMELCIQLSIIMLGKQLIQNNLFEIGIPKMKKFIRYMKLKRRRSLDHEEHVKKKQRYEVDYNLEPFAGLTPEYMEMIIQFGFVTLFVASFPLAPLFALLNNIIEIRLDAKKFVTELRRPVAVRAKDIGIWYNILRGIGKLAVIINAFVISFTSDFIPRLVYLYMYSENGTMHGFVNHTLSSFNVSDFQAGTAPNDPMDLGYEVQICRYKDYREPPWSENKYDISKDFWAVLAARLAFVIVFQNLVMFMSDFVDWIIPDIPKDISQQIHKEKVLMVEVFMREEQGKLQMLETWKDKDKKKGENCNNHSPRLSRSHSGSLSSCHSYPLDV, from the exons CTCTTGAACTCCCTATCCAAAAATCCAGATGCTGACTGCAAATACGGACTTTACTTCAGAGATGGCAAGAGAAAGGTGGATTACATCCTAGTTTATCACTACAAGAAGTCCTCATCTGGGAGGGCACTCGCCAGGAGAACTCACCACAATGACACAAGTGCACGAAGCACCAAGCAGGACCACCCGCTTCCTGGGAAGAGCGTGCAGCTGGAGATGGGGGAGAGCGAACCCCCTGCAGATTCCCATGAAGACGACAAGAGATTTCGGAGGGAGGAGTATGAGGGAAACCTTGTGGAGGCTGGCCTGGAACTGGAACATGATGAGGAT acaaaaatccaTGGGGTTGGATTTGTAAAAATACATGCACCATGGAATGTATTGTGTCGAGAGGCAGAGTTTCTTAAGCTCAAGATGCCCACAAAGAAG ATGTATCAGATCAATCAGACCCATGGGCTTCTGAAAAAGATCAACTCTGTAATCCAGAAGATAACAGAGCCCATCCAGCCCAAAGTGGCCGAACACAAGCCGCAGACAGTGAAGCGCCTCTCTTACCCCTTCTccagggagaagcagcactT ATTTGATTTGTCTGACAGAGATTCCTTCTTTGACAGCAAAACAAGAAGTACTATA gtttatgaaatattgaaaagaacGACATGTACCAAAGCAAAATATAGCATGG ggATCACCAGCCTGCTTGCCAATGGAGTTTACAGTGCCGCATATCCTTTGCATGAT ggtgaCTATGAAGGTGAAAACGTCGAACCCAATGACAGAAAA cTGCTGTGCGAGGAGTGGGCGAGCTATGGAGTCTTCTATAAATACCAGCCCATTGACCTGGTGAG aaaatactttgGAGAGAAGATTGGACTATATTTTGCCTGGCTGGGAGTTTATACACAAATGCTTATTCCAGCTTCCATTGTAGGGATTATTGTTTTCCTATACGGCTGTGCAACTGTGGATGAGAATATACCAAG TATGGAAATGTGTGACCAGAGAAACAATATCACCATGTGTCCCTTGTGTGACAGAACATGCAGTTACTGGAAGATGAGCTCTGCTTGTGCAACTGCTCGTGCAAGTCATCTTTTTGATAACCCTGCAACTGTCTTCTTCTCAGTCTTCATGGCTCTCTGGG CTGCTACCTTTATGGAAcactggaagagaaagcagatgcGCCTCAACTACAGGTGGGACCTGACTGGGtttgaagaggaggag GATCATCCAAGAGCAGAATATGAAGCAAAGGTTTTAGAAAAATCACTaagaaaagaacacaaacatAAAGAG AAGCATCGGTATTTTCCAGAAGAGGCAGCAAACAAATGGAGACAAAGAGTTAAGACAGTCATGGCTGGG ACAGATAAAGAAAAGCTGACATGGAAGGATCGTTTTCCAGCCTATTTGACCAATTTTGTTGGCATTATCTTCATG GTGGGGCTGACATTTGCTATAGTGTTTGGAGTCATAATATACAGAAtctccactgcagcagcactggcaatCAGCTCAACTCCGTCAGGCCGGTCCAGCGTCAGGGTCACTGTCACTGCCACTGCTGTCATCATCAATTTGGTTGTCATCATCATCCTGGATGAAGTATACGGCTGCATAGCAAGGTGGCTAACTCAGATCG AGGTGCCAAAAACTGACAAGAATTTTGAAGAGCGTCTGATTTTTAAGgctttccttctgaaatttgTCAATGCTTACACACCCATCTTCTATGTCGCTTTTTTCAAAGGCCG ATTTGTTGGACGTCCAGGAGACTACGtttacattttccattctttccgAATGGAAGAG TGCGCACCAGGCGGTTGCCTGATGGAGCTGTGCATACAGCTCAGTATCATCATGTTGGGCAAGCAGCTGATTCAGAACAATTTATTTGAGATTGGCATCCC gaaaatgaagaaatttataCGATACATGAAACTAAAGCGCCGGCGTTCCTTAGACCATGAGGAGCACGTCAAAAAAAAGCAGCGCTATGAAGTGGACTACAACCTGGAGCCTTTCGCTGGACTTACCCCTGAATATATGGAAATGA ttatTCAGTTTGGATTTGTAACCTTGTTTGTTGCATCCTTCCCACTGGCGcctctgtttgctttgttgaaCAACATCATTGAAATCCGTTTAGATGCAAAAAAATTTGTTACAGAGCTGAGGAGACCGGTAGCAGTCAGAGCGAAGGATATAG GAATCTGGTATAATATCCTCCGGGGTATAGGAAAGCTTGCTGTCATAATAAAT GCATTTGTGATCTCATTCACATCCGACTTCATTCCACGCCTCGTGTACCTGTATATGTACAGTGAGAATGGCACCATGCATGGCTTCGTGAACCATACACTATCCTCTTTTAATGTCAGCGATTTTCAAGCAGGAACAGCTCCAAATGACCCCATGGATCTTGGCTACGAGGTTCAGATATGCAG ATACAAAGATTACCGAGAACCCCCCTggtctgaaaacaaatatgacATTTCAAAGGATTTCTGGGCTGTCCTAGCTGCAAGATTAGCATTTGTGATAGTTTTCCAG AACTTGGTCATGTTTATGAGTGACTTTGTTGACTGGATTATCCCAGACATTCCCAAGGACATTAGTCAGCAGATTCATAAAGAGAAGGTTCTCATGGTCGAGGTCTTCATGAGAGAAGAGCAAGGGAAGCTGCAAATGCTGGAAACCTGGAAAgacaaggacaagaaaaaaggtgaaaactGTAACAATCACAGCCCCAGACTCTCCAGGAGCCACAGTGGGAGCTTGTCCTCCTGCCACTCGTATCCTCTTGACGTATAG